The following proteins are encoded in a genomic region of Candidatus Hydrogenedentota bacterium:
- a CDS encoding saccharopine dehydrogenase family protein, with amino-acid sequence MSKVLIVGAGGVGGVVTHKCAQVPEVFSEICLASRTLERCKRIQEQLPRSIEIAQVDADNVKEMAALIERVKPDLVLNVALPYQDLPIMDACLDTGVDYLDTANYEPPDEAKFEYKWQWAYQERFRNKGIMALLGCGFDPGVTNIFCAHAQKLHFDEIHSVDILDCNAGDHGHPFATNFNPEINIREITQRGKYWENGEWKEIDPMSVHWDFDFPEVGVRKAYLLYHEELESLVKHIKGLKRIRFWMTFGESYITHLRVLQNVGMTRIDPVMFEGREIVPIKFLKALLPDPASLAKGYKGKTCIGCLFEGVKDGKPKKMFIYNVCDHAECYREVQAQAISYTTGVPAMIGAMMMLTNTWRGKGVFNVEEFDPTPFMEKLNIHGLPWKEIAM; translated from the coding sequence ATGAGCAAGGTTTTGATAGTTGGCGCGGGTGGTGTTGGCGGCGTGGTGACGCATAAGTGCGCGCAAGTGCCCGAGGTGTTTTCGGAGATCTGTCTGGCGAGCCGGACACTTGAGCGGTGTAAGCGCATTCAAGAGCAACTGCCGCGCTCCATTGAGATCGCCCAGGTCGACGCGGATAACGTGAAAGAAATGGCTGCGCTGATCGAACGCGTGAAGCCGGACCTCGTGCTGAATGTCGCGCTTCCCTACCAGGATCTCCCCATCATGGACGCATGTCTCGATACAGGCGTTGACTACCTTGACACGGCGAACTACGAGCCGCCAGACGAAGCGAAATTCGAATACAAATGGCAGTGGGCGTATCAGGAACGCTTCAGGAATAAGGGTATCATGGCCCTCTTGGGGTGTGGATTCGACCCCGGCGTAACGAACATCTTCTGCGCACATGCCCAGAAGTTGCACTTCGACGAGATTCACAGCGTTGACATACTCGACTGCAACGCGGGCGATCACGGCCATCCGTTCGCGACCAATTTCAATCCCGAGATCAATATTCGCGAGATTACCCAGCGCGGCAAATACTGGGAAAACGGAGAGTGGAAAGAGATCGACCCGATGTCGGTGCACTGGGACTTCGATTTCCCAGAAGTCGGCGTGCGCAAGGCGTATTTGCTGTACCACGAAGAACTCGAATCGCTCGTGAAGCACATCAAGGGCCTGAAGCGCATCCGCTTCTGGATGACCTTTGGCGAAAGCTATATCACGCACCTGCGCGTGCTGCAAAACGTGGGCATGACGCGCATCGACCCCGTCATGTTCGAAGGCCGCGAAATTGTGCCAATCAAGTTCTTGAAGGCATTACTGCCCGACCCCGCGTCGTTGGCCAAAGGGTACAAGGGTAAGACCTGCATCGGCTGCCTGTTCGAAGGAGTTAAGGACGGCAAGCCCAAGAAGATGTTCATCTACAACGTGTGCGACCACGCCGAATGCTATCGTGAGGTGCAGGCGCAGGCCATTTCGTATACGACGGGCGTCCCCGCCATGATCGGCGCGATGATGATGCTTACCAATACCTGGCGCGGCAAGGGCGTCTTCAACGTCGAAGAGTTTGACCCGACACCATTCATGGAGAAGCTGAACATTCACGGCCTGCCTTGGAAGGAAATCGCGATGTAG
- a CDS encoding type II toxin-antitoxin system VapB family antitoxin has translation MGRTNIVLDDKLVTECQKATGIKTRRALIDHALQELLRRERQKKILNLKGRISWEGDLSELRKGRFEK, from the coding sequence ATGGGCAGAACGAATATCGTACTCGACGACAAGCTGGTGACCGAATGCCAGAAGGCAACGGGGATCAAGACACGGCGCGCATTGATTGACCATGCGCTTCAAGAGCTGCTTCGGCGCGAAAGGCAGAAGAAGATTCTGAATCTAAAGGGCCGCATATCGTGGGAGGGGGACCTTAGCGAGTTGCGTAAAGGCCGCTTCGAAAAATGA
- a CDS encoding AGE family epimerase/isomerase gives MSVAERCEPFLHEVQNHLRDELLPFWLTHGVDKEYGGYLTYLDRNGVPTGETVKTHLCQTRCIYTYSSVHRSGFGQGEFLDIARQGVDFIIDHFWDEARGGWFWTAAQDGTPINRSKLTYGHSFAIYALSEYGMASGDPRGIEWAVKTYEILQTLASDNCHGGFYEFLEEDWSKKRPGKYGGDRKSFDVHMHLMEAFTNLYEATGARIYREKTIEIINLIFKRILHPEYGLGMAQFAIDWTPLRQILFADVWGSDRDVEDEARPLDNTSYGHNIEFAWLLLHSIKILDLDIEQFKAPLKKIFDHAHKYGVDWERGGIYCEGPFEGKARERNKEFWQQSEALTGFLDAYLLTKDEKYIDAYEKIHRFVMDKVINHPVGEWFPLFDENNNLLWDYMAHAWKINYHTVRSMILTEARLMKIVG, from the coding sequence ATGTCTGTAGCCGAACGTTGCGAACCCTTCTTGCACGAAGTCCAGAACCACCTCCGCGATGAACTCTTACCATTTTGGCTTACCCACGGCGTGGACAAGGAGTACGGCGGTTACCTGACCTATTTGGACCGTAACGGCGTGCCGACGGGCGAAACCGTTAAAACGCACCTCTGCCAGACGCGCTGCATCTATACCTATTCGTCGGTGCACCGCTCAGGCTTTGGCCAGGGCGAGTTTCTGGATATCGCTCGCCAAGGCGTGGATTTTATCATCGACCACTTCTGGGACGAGGCGCGCGGCGGGTGGTTTTGGACTGCCGCCCAGGACGGGACGCCTATCAACCGCAGCAAACTGACCTACGGTCATTCGTTTGCCATCTACGCCCTAAGCGAATACGGCATGGCTTCCGGCGATCCTCGGGGCATCGAGTGGGCCGTGAAGACCTACGAGATACTGCAAACGCTCGCGTCGGACAATTGCCACGGAGGCTTCTACGAGTTTCTGGAAGAGGATTGGTCGAAGAAGCGGCCGGGGAAATACGGCGGCGACCGCAAGTCGTTCGACGTGCACATGCACCTCATGGAAGCTTTCACGAATCTCTATGAAGCGACAGGCGCGCGCATCTACCGCGAAAAGACCATCGAGATTATCAACCTGATCTTTAAGCGCATCCTGCATCCGGAATACGGATTGGGCATGGCCCAGTTCGCCATCGACTGGACGCCGCTGCGGCAGATCCTGTTTGCGGACGTGTGGGGGTCCGACCGCGACGTCGAGGACGAGGCGCGGCCGTTGGACAACACAAGCTACGGTCACAACATCGAGTTCGCGTGGTTGCTTCTGCATTCGATCAAGATACTCGACCTGGACATCGAGCAGTTCAAAGCGCCGTTGAAGAAGATCTTCGATCATGCGCACAAGTACGGTGTGGATTGGGAGCGCGGCGGTATCTATTGCGAAGGCCCATTCGAAGGAAAGGCCCGCGAACGCAACAAGGAATTCTGGCAGCAGTCCGAGGCACTGACCGGATTCCTGGACGCCTATTTGCTCACGAAAGACGAGAAATACATTGACGCTTACGAGAAGATCCACCGCTTCGTCATGGACAAGGTCATCAACCACCCTGTGGGCGAGTGGTTCCCGTTATTCGACGAAAACAACAACCTCTTGTGGGACTACATGGCCCACGCGTGGAAGATCAACTACCACACCGTGCGCTCAATGATCCTGACCGAGGCGCGGTTGATGAAGATCGTGGGATAG
- a CDS encoding CBS domain-containing protein, with protein sequence MKRVPIARECMAGWYVTLRPEMDVYDAIDLLANKGASGAPVVDGDGTLVGVLTEKDCLRVLTNATYGELATGAVSDYMSEVKHTLTPDMDIFTVAREFLATNFAVLPVLEDGKPVGRISRQNMLRAIMQMQKQIRDSKAREEDDLRTKQRPSSITDLQRLMGSTPPEAVAALMRDRLRE encoded by the coding sequence ATGAAACGAGTACCGATTGCGCGTGAATGCATGGCAGGCTGGTATGTGACCCTGAGGCCGGAGATGGACGTTTACGACGCCATCGATCTGTTGGCGAACAAAGGGGCGTCTGGGGCGCCAGTCGTAGACGGTGACGGAACATTGGTAGGCGTTCTCACCGAGAAAGACTGCCTGCGCGTACTGACGAACGCAACCTACGGCGAACTTGCGACAGGTGCCGTGTCCGATTACATGTCGGAAGTGAAACACACGCTCACGCCCGATATGGACATCTTCACCGTCGCGCGCGAGTTTCTTGCCACCAACTTTGCGGTATTGCCGGTACTTGAGGATGGAAAGCCCGTCGGCCGTATCAGCCGCCAGAACATGCTTCGCGCCATTATGCAAATGCAGAAACAGATCCGCGACAGCAAGGCCAGGGAAGAGGATGACTTGCGCACGAAGCAACGGCCGTCCTCGATAACCGACCTTCAACGGCTAATGGGATCGACACCACCCGAAGCCGTGGCTGCGTTGATGCGAGACCGGCTGCGCGAATAA
- a CDS encoding SDR family oxidoreductase yields MNILIAGCGYVGSELARLLLSDGHSVWGMRRVPQGLPPDVMPIAADLSKPASLAGLPPGLDAVVYAAAAGGFDEARYVAAYVEGPANLLTALRSQGQHPRRFLFASSTGVYAQLSGEWVDEDSPAEPSHFSGVVLLRGEQTVLKGPFPSTVVRFAGIYGPGRTRMIESVRNGTATVSSTPTFVNHIHRDDCAGALRHLLMLQEPAPLYIGVDNEPVERGDMFRWLARRLGVPEPGGSGEPDSESVRAMRSNKRCSNARLRATGYEFRYPSFREGYEALLY; encoded by the coding sequence ATGAATATCCTGATTGCAGGCTGTGGTTACGTCGGTTCTGAACTCGCTCGACTTCTGCTCTCGGACGGACACTCCGTTTGGGGCATGCGTCGCGTTCCTCAAGGACTTCCTCCCGATGTTATGCCGATTGCCGCAGACCTCTCCAAACCGGCGTCGCTTGCCGGTCTGCCGCCGGGTCTCGATGCCGTCGTCTACGCCGCCGCTGCAGGCGGATTTGATGAGGCTCGCTATGTCGCGGCGTACGTCGAGGGTCCGGCCAATCTTCTGACCGCGTTGCGGTCCCAAGGACAACACCCCCGCCGTTTTCTCTTTGCCTCCAGCACCGGCGTCTACGCGCAACTCTCAGGCGAATGGGTGGACGAGGACTCACCCGCCGAACCGTCGCATTTCTCTGGCGTAGTCTTGCTGCGGGGCGAACAGACGGTCCTAAAGGGTCCCTTTCCGTCAACCGTGGTTCGATTCGCGGGCATTTACGGTCCAGGACGAACCCGCATGATCGAGTCGGTCCGCAACGGGACAGCCACCGTATCGTCAACGCCCACGTTCGTGAACCACATTCATCGCGACGATTGCGCGGGAGCACTACGCCACCTGCTGATGCTTCAGGAACCAGCACCACTGTACATCGGCGTCGATAACGAACCCGTCGAACGCGGGGATATGTTCCGTTGGCTGGCCCGGCGGCTGGGCGTACCCGAACCGGGTGGCTCGGGCGAGCCCGATAGCGAATCTGTGCGCGCCATGCGCAGCAACAAGCGGTGCAGTAATGCGCGGCTTCGCGCAACCGGCTACGAGTTCCGTTACCCGTCGTTTCGCGAAGGGTATGAAGCGTTGCTGTACTAA
- a CDS encoding DUF1572 domain-containing protein, whose translation MNAKDLAEALIAECEFRLFEQSFPRLRKCIDLLSDEQIWHRPNAETVSAGNLVLHLCGNMRQWICSGMGGEPDHRKRAQEFLETGPLLKAELLAKLDAIERDAKAVLRRVDPLTLLDKRPVQAYEETGLSCLVHVVEHFSYHTGQITYIVKSRLGVDTQYYAGEDLNKTV comes from the coding sequence ATGAATGCTAAAGACCTTGCCGAAGCGTTGATCGCGGAATGCGAATTCCGGTTGTTTGAGCAGTCGTTTCCGCGATTAAGAAAATGCATTGACCTCCTCTCCGACGAACAGATTTGGCATCGGCCCAATGCAGAGACAGTCAGCGCGGGGAACCTGGTGTTGCACCTCTGCGGAAATATGCGCCAATGGATCTGCAGCGGCATGGGCGGTGAACCCGACCACAGAAAACGCGCACAAGAGTTCTTGGAGACCGGGCCCTTGCTAAAAGCCGAATTGCTCGCGAAATTGGACGCTATCGAACGCGACGCCAAGGCCGTGTTGCGCCGAGTCGATCCGCTTACTCTGTTGGACAAGCGCCCCGTGCAGGCCTACGAAGAGACCGGCCTGAGTTGTCTTGTGCATGTTGTCGAGCACTTCTCGTATCACACGGGGCAAATTACATACATCGTGAAGTCGCGTTTGGGCGTGGATACCCAATACTACGCCGGGGAAGACCTGAACAAGACGGTATAA
- a CDS encoding PQQ-binding-like beta-propeller repeat protein — translation MDNLILRRCRSQFIVMSLFLLLPALAVKAELSLPVLWQTDLQTYTESGASVADVTGDGTAEIVIVGRDEIIALDGMGKEMWRYKTRGRNMTYPSVVPRPGQPALIFSADTSGQMTCLDGTGQVVWQKDLKGPSSWSASVVCDLESDGALEIVQTDETGAVWVFDALNGNVRWQVVVKGMPVSPAVADIDGDGKAEIAIVTGAGELTVLDATGKAKWTNSIGGTSQTWGSCAPVMFRSSDGAGRVLAASNEGECFCFDALGKLVWKQPTKGAVASGISVGDMDADGIVDVFVVTQTGVLHRFDEMGKALWSMDTQGRSLAAGALIDMTGDGLLEYVLATQSGHLMVFDGSAALLFDRQFPHRTINVTPAFGDVSPTTPRLEMVITGGEAGLVYCFGTGANSDSRATWRAYRGDEYKSGAWIGNVKKTGSVAVREAAAPSSSVQSANDLVAPPDLSADGVVAGESVRLTITNPGVTPVVAVATCSGPDGFVQGAITRVFGKHGELRLPVEVSVEGLYRFSWTLMNEDGSTLAKGASDLTLKPFANERRLADEASKALDETVAKLDSTNPLIAESLRRERASLRDEVSASIPDYARLAARPKWALRLCDLANGAAALGATTSLLPFENALWENRVLNKRLPEKAVATLQIARRTTLGEHEPVSVGLFNPLGRDIQARIALEVPKGGPAVTVLQSVPTVTSIGETSWDALPELIEPSIVTVPSMETSEVWLDIDTRDMQPGAYPITMRVLALNGAGVDVPRSPQAMPPPETKVEIALTVLPFELAPPGSVRLCAWAQLNPGCVEDMLEHGNNVFVGPHATPQLDAQGKLTGIDFSALDTFLEPLTGHDVVVLLSGMPSLKGEAGTPEYLAQLGSYLDGLVPHLAEKGLGMDSFAMYPVDEPAIYGWDTTNRYVAFAKAVKTLRPEIMVYMDGGGEVPLFEAMAPYTDIWCPGISMLAEDSPAMRIVRKDAKHLWSYDCAYAYSRPSGPNIKNVNIVGQFRTAALFAFRHGATGIGYWSYNIGEDLWGRAQMEYPLVYSGKVKPITSRRWEAVREGIEDYRLLFALRSRIDDAAPDRVPEPIRAKIEHLLNVSLPAMIDPAYEEVRVGLGRDALDYSNNDGTIRAFRDELLDCAESVVGIEAKDVSAP, via the coding sequence ATGGATAACCTAATACTGCGCCGTTGTCGCTCTCAGTTCATTGTCATGAGTCTCTTCTTGCTCCTGCCAGCGCTTGCAGTGAAGGCAGAGCTTTCGCTGCCCGTGCTCTGGCAGACCGACCTGCAAACCTACACGGAAAGCGGTGCAAGCGTAGCGGACGTCACGGGCGATGGCACTGCCGAGATCGTGATCGTGGGACGCGACGAGATCATAGCGTTGGACGGCATGGGCAAAGAGATGTGGCGTTACAAGACGCGCGGACGAAACATGACCTATCCATCGGTCGTGCCGCGCCCGGGGCAACCCGCGCTGATCTTCAGCGCGGACACCAGCGGGCAAATGACGTGTCTCGACGGGACGGGACAGGTTGTCTGGCAGAAGGACTTGAAGGGACCTTCGTCGTGGTCGGCGTCAGTCGTGTGCGATCTGGAATCGGACGGCGCTCTCGAAATTGTCCAGACCGATGAGACTGGCGCCGTGTGGGTCTTCGACGCACTCAACGGCAATGTTCGATGGCAGGTCGTCGTGAAGGGCATGCCGGTAAGTCCAGCGGTAGCGGACATAGACGGTGACGGGAAAGCGGAAATAGCCATAGTTACCGGCGCTGGTGAATTGACGGTTCTCGATGCCACAGGTAAGGCGAAATGGACCAATTCCATCGGCGGCACGTCCCAAACCTGGGGGTCATGCGCGCCGGTAATGTTTCGGTCTTCAGACGGAGCAGGGCGAGTGCTTGCGGCTTCGAACGAAGGCGAATGCTTCTGCTTCGATGCTTTGGGAAAGCTTGTCTGGAAGCAGCCCACAAAGGGCGCGGTTGCTTCCGGCATCTCTGTAGGCGACATGGACGCAGATGGGATTGTTGATGTCTTCGTTGTGACGCAGACCGGCGTGCTGCATCGATTCGATGAAATGGGCAAAGCACTTTGGTCAATGGATACACAAGGACGGAGTCTCGCGGCGGGTGCACTGATCGACATGACCGGCGACGGACTGTTGGAGTATGTGCTGGCGACGCAATCGGGGCATCTGATGGTGTTCGATGGCAGCGCCGCCCTTTTATTCGATAGGCAGTTCCCGCACCGTACGATCAACGTTACCCCTGCGTTCGGCGATGTTTCGCCGACAACACCCCGTTTGGAGATGGTCATTACCGGCGGCGAGGCAGGGTTAGTCTATTGCTTCGGAACCGGTGCAAATTCCGATTCGCGGGCAACGTGGAGGGCGTATCGGGGCGACGAATACAAGAGCGGGGCATGGATAGGAAATGTAAAAAAGACGGGCTCCGTCGCAGTCCGCGAGGCTGCCGCCCCGTCTTCAAGTGTGCAATCGGCAAATGATCTTGTTGCTCCGCCTGATCTTTCCGCAGACGGCGTTGTAGCAGGAGAGTCTGTGCGATTGACCATTACCAACCCCGGTGTTACGCCGGTAGTCGCCGTAGCGACATGCTCCGGACCCGATGGTTTTGTGCAAGGGGCTATTACCCGAGTGTTTGGCAAGCACGGGGAACTGCGACTTCCCGTTGAAGTCTCGGTGGAAGGTCTTTACCGGTTTAGCTGGACATTGATGAACGAAGACGGTTCGACGTTGGCAAAAGGAGCGAGCGACTTGACGCTGAAGCCCTTTGCGAACGAACGCCGATTGGCCGATGAAGCGTCCAAGGCGCTCGATGAGACTGTCGCCAAACTGGATTCGACCAACCCATTAATCGCCGAGAGTCTGCGGCGTGAGCGCGCGAGTCTGCGCGACGAAGTGTCGGCGTCGATTCCCGACTATGCGAGATTGGCTGCACGTCCGAAGTGGGCGCTAAGGCTGTGTGATTTGGCGAACGGCGCGGCCGCGCTCGGAGCTACCACGAGTCTGCTGCCATTTGAGAATGCGCTTTGGGAGAACCGCGTTTTAAACAAGCGACTTCCCGAAAAGGCCGTGGCAACACTCCAGATTGCACGCAGAACGACATTGGGCGAACACGAACCCGTCTCGGTGGGCCTTTTCAACCCGCTTGGGCGTGACATTCAGGCACGTATCGCGCTGGAAGTACCGAAAGGTGGCCCCGCAGTGACTGTTCTCCAATCCGTTCCGACGGTTACGTCCATTGGGGAGACGTCATGGGACGCGTTGCCTGAGCTCATCGAGCCTTCGATAGTCACTGTGCCGTCGATGGAGACCTCCGAGGTGTGGCTCGATATCGATACGCGGGATATGCAGCCCGGCGCGTACCCCATTACGATGCGAGTGCTGGCCTTGAATGGCGCGGGAGTCGACGTGCCCCGCAGCCCGCAGGCGATGCCGCCCCCTGAAACCAAGGTGGAGATTGCGCTCACAGTTCTGCCGTTTGAACTCGCGCCTCCGGGCTCCGTTCGCCTTTGTGCATGGGCGCAACTGAATCCCGGCTGCGTAGAAGATATGTTGGAGCACGGTAATAATGTCTTTGTTGGGCCGCACGCGACACCGCAGCTCGATGCGCAAGGGAAACTAACAGGTATCGACTTCTCGGCGTTGGACACATTCCTCGAGCCGCTAACCGGGCACGACGTCGTCGTGCTGCTTAGTGGAATGCCGTCGTTGAAAGGTGAAGCCGGGACTCCTGAATACTTGGCGCAACTCGGCTCTTACCTGGACGGTCTTGTCCCGCATCTGGCGGAAAAAGGACTCGGCATGGACTCGTTTGCCATGTACCCCGTCGACGAACCTGCCATATACGGGTGGGATACAACCAATAGATACGTAGCCTTCGCAAAGGCCGTGAAGACGCTTCGTCCCGAAATCATGGTGTACATGGACGGAGGCGGCGAAGTGCCGTTATTCGAGGCGATGGCCCCGTACACCGACATCTGGTGTCCCGGCATCAGTATGCTTGCGGAAGACTCGCCTGCGATGCGTATCGTGCGCAAAGACGCCAAGCACTTGTGGTCCTACGACTGTGCATATGCGTACAGCCGTCCTTCCGGGCCAAACATTAAGAACGTGAACATCGTGGGCCAATTCCGTACTGCGGCGCTGTTTGCCTTCCGCCACGGCGCCACGGGCATCGGATACTGGAGTTACAACATCGGCGAAGACCTGTGGGGCCGTGCGCAAATGGAATACCCGCTCGTGTATTCGGGTAAGGTGAAGCCGATCACAAGCCGCCGCTGGGAGGCCGTGCGCGAAGGGATCGAGGATTATCGCTTGCTCTTCGCGTTGCGGAGCCGGATTGACGACGCCGCTCCAGACCGTGTGCCCGAACCTATTCGCGCAAAGATCGAACACCTGCTGAACGTGTCGCTTCCGGCCATGATTGACCCTGCGTACGAAGAAGTGCGGGTCGGACTTGGACGCGACGCGCTCGACTATTCGAACAACGATGGCACAATTAGGGCCTTCCGCGACGAACTGCTCGACTGCGCTGAATCGGTTGTCGGAATAGAGGCGAAAGACGTTTCGGCGCCGTAA
- a CDS encoding GxxExxY protein — protein sequence MNTDKLRCEHDELTEQVIGCVYAVANELAVGFVEKVYENALIHELRKHGLQAEQQINLNVYYDDLLVGEFFVDILVSRILILELKAVKQFDDVHMAQCLNYLKASGLRTCLLINFGTPRVEIKRISR from the coding sequence ATGAACACCGATAAACTCCGATGTGAGCACGATGAGTTGACGGAGCAAGTCATCGGCTGTGTATATGCGGTTGCCAATGAACTTGCCGTGGGATTTGTCGAGAAAGTCTACGAGAATGCCCTGATCCACGAATTGAGAAAGCATGGGCTGCAGGCAGAGCAGCAAATCAACTTGAATGTCTACTACGATGACCTTCTGGTTGGAGAGTTCTTTGTAGATATTCTGGTAAGCAGGATTCTGATCCTTGAGTTGAAAGCTGTCAAGCAGTTTGATGATGTGCATATGGCGCAGTGTCTCAACTACCTTAAGGCAAGTGGTTTAAGGACGTGCCTTCTCATCAATTTTGGGACGCCGCGAGTAGAGATCAAGCGCATTAGCCGCTGA
- a CDS encoding PIN domain nuclease, producing the protein MILVDTSVWLDFLAGRENIYVSTLEKLVADDDICLCGVILTEILQGIRSEKEYATTKKYFQQLTILPHTIETFVAAADIYRNLRKKGLTVRKPIDCMIAAVAIEHATPLLQNDRDFIGISKHCGLELVPLRA; encoded by the coding sequence ATGATCCTTGTTGACACAAGCGTTTGGCTGGACTTTCTTGCGGGCCGAGAAAATATCTACGTATCTACCCTGGAGAAACTCGTTGCTGACGATGACATCTGTCTTTGCGGTGTAATCCTCACAGAAATCCTCCAGGGAATCCGGAGTGAAAAGGAATACGCGACGACAAAGAAGTATTTTCAGCAACTCACCATTCTCCCTCACACCATCGAAACGTTCGTAGCGGCTGCAGACATTTACCGAAACCTGCGCAAGAAAGGGCTTACGGTGCGAAAGCCCATTGACTGCATGATCGCCGCCGTCGCGATCGAACACGCAACTCCCCTCCTGCAGAACGACCGCGACTTCATAGGAATCTCCAAGCACTGCGGATTGGAGCTTGTGCCACTCCGGGCGTAA
- the nspC gene encoding carboxynorspermidine decarboxylase: protein MTYPNLELSKSVPTPSYIVDEGALRRNLETLAEVQERAGCTIILALKGFAMWSTFPLVREYLRGTTASSVNEARLGREEFGGEVHVYAPAYGDDEMNPLLDIADHVTFNSFSQWNRHKPRVAAHHRRVKCGIRINPEHSEVEVALYDPCAPCSRLGMTEAQFRGESLDGITGLHFHTLCELNSDALERTLGAVEKRFGKYIAAMEWVNFGGGHHITRPDYDKERLIRLVSSFRDRYDVKVYLEPGEAIALNTGVLVASVLDVFHNGVDIAILDTSATAHMPDVLEMPYRPQIVGAGMPGEKAHTYRLGGLTCLAGDVIGDYSFETPLKAGDRLVFLDMAHYSMVKNTTFNGVPLPSIGIYNPDTRETRIVRRFGYEDYKGRLS, encoded by the coding sequence ATGACGTACCCGAATCTTGAGTTATCCAAGAGTGTTCCCACGCCTTCCTATATCGTCGATGAAGGCGCGTTGCGGCGTAATCTAGAAACGCTGGCAGAGGTGCAGGAACGCGCGGGCTGCACGATAATCCTCGCCCTCAAAGGCTTTGCCATGTGGAGCACGTTCCCGCTAGTGCGCGAGTATCTGCGCGGAACCACAGCAAGTTCGGTAAACGAGGCTCGGCTCGGACGCGAGGAGTTTGGCGGCGAGGTTCATGTCTATGCGCCGGCGTATGGCGACGATGAGATGAACCCGCTGCTCGATATCGCCGACCACGTCACGTTTAATTCGTTTTCGCAGTGGAATCGGCACAAACCGCGCGTGGCCGCGCATCACCGCCGTGTGAAATGCGGTATCCGGATCAATCCCGAGCATTCTGAAGTGGAAGTAGCGTTGTACGACCCATGCGCTCCGTGTTCTCGCCTCGGAATGACCGAAGCGCAGTTTCGCGGCGAATCGCTAGACGGAATCACCGGATTGCACTTTCACACGCTGTGCGAACTCAACAGCGACGCGCTCGAACGGACCTTGGGCGCGGTTGAGAAGAGGTTCGGAAAGTATATCGCGGCGATGGAGTGGGTGAACTTCGGCGGGGGCCATCACATCACGCGCCCTGACTACGACAAGGAACGGCTTATACGTCTTGTGTCATCGTTCCGCGACCGCTACGACGTGAAGGTCTATCTTGAACCCGGCGAGGCCATTGCGCTCAATACGGGTGTGCTGGTCGCGTCGGTGCTCGACGTGTTTCATAACGGCGTCGATATCGCCATTCTCGATACTTCCGCGACCGCGCACATGCCCGATGTGCTGGAGATGCCGTATCGGCCGCAGATCGTGGGCGCAGGTATGCCCGGAGAGAAAGCGCACACGTACCGGCTTGGAGGACTCACGTGTCTGGCGGGCGACGTTATCGGAGACTATTCGTTTGAAACGCCGTTGAAAGCAGGCGACCGGCTTGTGTTCCTCGACATGGCCCACTACAGCATGGTCAAGAACACCACGTTCAATGGCGTGCCGCTGCCCAGCATTGGCATCTACAACCCGGATACGCGCGAGACGCGCATCGTGCGACGCTTCGGATACGAAGACTACAAGGGCCGACTTTCGTAG